GACCGGTGACCCACATAAATGGAAGAAAGGGAAAATAAAATTAAAGGCAAACGATATACTGATTCTTAAAATTCATTCATAAACAGATGCCTTTTAAATTGAGGGTGTGACAACTCCTAAACGGATTTGGTCCACCCTCTTTTTCCTGCGTTACGATTATTGCCAGACAGTTGAGAACAACCGTCAGGAAAGGAGCCTCAAACACCATGAGTAAACAGGCTAAAAAAATGACTCTCTTTGCACTTACCTGGCCTATTTTTATAGAAATTTCCCTGCACATGCTGATGGGAAATGCAGACACGCTCATGCTAAGCCAGTATTCGGATGACAGTGTAGCAGCAGTTGGGGTAGCAAACCAGATACTTTCATTAATCATTGTCATGTTCGGATTTGTTGCTACAGGAACGTCTATACTCGTCGCTCAGTACCTTGGAGCTAAAAAAGACAGAAGCGCTGCAGAAATTGTGGTGATTTCAATCGTGGCGAACCTCATCTTCGGACTTGCGCTGAGTTTGGCCATTGTTATCCTGGATCAGCAATTATTAAGACTGCTCGACATTCCGGCTGAACTGCTTCCAGAGGCGACTGTCTACCTTCAGATTGTCGGTGGATTATCATTTATACAATCGGTCATCATGACAATCGGTGCGATTTTAAGAAGCTACAGTTTTACAAAAGATGCGATGTACGTAACGCTCGGAATGAACATCCTGAATGTTGCAGGTAACTACCTCGTGATTTTCGGTCCTTTCGGCTTTCCAGTACTTGGTGTTGAAGGTGTAGCCTATTCAACCGCGATCAGCCGGGTCATTGGATTATGTGCTGTTTTCTATCTTTTACTGAGAAGAACAAAGTACAGTCTTCCATTCAGACAGTTATTCTCTCTTCCTGCCGGACATTTAAAAAACCTTCTTAAGATCGGAATTCCATCTGCAGGAGAACACTTATCTTACAACGCTTCACAGCTTGTCATCACCGCATTTATTGCAGCGATGGGGACTGAAGCACTGACGACAAAAGTGTATACACAGAACCTGATGATGTTTATTTTCCTTTTTGCCGTAGCCATTGGTCAGGGCAGCCAGATCCTGATCGGACATATGGTTGGGGCAGGTAAATTCGAAGAAGCTTATAAAAGATGTATCAAAAGTCTGAGACTGGCTATATTAATTTCTCTGCTCATGGCCGTGATTTTTGCTATTTTCTCCAGAAATCTTCTTGGGATCTTCACATCAAATGAAGATATTTTAGCGCTCGGATCCATCTTGATCTTCCTGACCATCATTCTTGAACCGGGAAGAAGCTTTAATCTCGTTGTCATCAATGCACTGAGAGCTGCAGGAGACGTAAAATTCCCTGTATATATCGGCATTTTATCCATGTGGGGAATTGCTGTTTTCTTTGCTT
The nucleotide sequence above comes from Jeotgalibacillus aurantiacus. Encoded proteins:
- a CDS encoding MATE family efflux transporter is translated as MSKQAKKMTLFALTWPIFIEISLHMLMGNADTLMLSQYSDDSVAAVGVANQILSLIIVMFGFVATGTSILVAQYLGAKKDRSAAEIVVISIVANLIFGLALSLAIVILDQQLLRLLDIPAELLPEATVYLQIVGGLSFIQSVIMTIGAILRSYSFTKDAMYVTLGMNILNVAGNYLVIFGPFGFPVLGVEGVAYSTAISRVIGLCAVFYLLLRRTKYSLPFRQLFSLPAGHLKNLLKIGIPSAGEHLSYNASQLVITAFIAAMGTEALTTKVYTQNLMMFIFLFAVAIGQGSQILIGHMVGAGKFEEAYKRCIKSLRLAILISLLMAVIFAIFSRNLLGIFTSNEDILALGSILIFLTIILEPGRSFNLVVINALRAAGDVKFPVYIGILSMWGIAVFFAYLLGVFFGLGLIGIWIAFSLDEWIRGIIMLKRWKKRGWMEKSFVKPA